In Gemmatimonadetes bacterium T265, one DNA window encodes the following:
- the rpsF gene encoding 30S ribosomal protein S6, which produces MPTKATRTYEAVYIFDSALEDAAINEKLERFHGMLGAAGDVNVEHWGRRQLAYTIKKRENGYYAIAHFDLPNVNVLPEYERALKLDDGVLRYLISLHERELGAPPMSEEELARRKANEDDDDEE; this is translated from the coding sequence GTGCCCACCAAGGCCACGCGTACGTACGAAGCGGTCTACATCTTCGACTCCGCGCTCGAAGACGCCGCGATCAACGAAAAGCTCGAGCGCTTCCACGGCATGCTGGGCGCCGCGGGCGACGTGAATGTCGAGCACTGGGGCCGGCGCCAGCTGGCCTACACGATCAAGAAGCGCGAGAACGGCTACTACGCCATCGCGCACTTCGACCTGCCGAACGTGAACGTGCTGCCCGAGTACGAGCGCGCGCTCAAGCTCGACGACGGCGTGCTCCGCTACCTCATCTCGCTGCACGAGCGCGAGCTCGGCGCCCCGCCGATGAGCGAGGAAGAACTCGCGCGGCGCAAGGCCAACGAAGACGACGACGACGAGGAGTGA
- the rpsR gene encoding 30S ribosomal protein S18: MRRQRKSDPLAEARIRFVDYKDDRLLSRFIGETGKLLPSRLTGVTARHQRQIAKAIKKARYLALIPYTKGSQG, from the coding sequence ATGCGCCGCCAACGGAAGTCCGATCCGCTCGCCGAAGCTCGCATCCGCTTCGTCGATTACAAGGACGATCGCCTGCTCTCGCGCTTCATCGGCGAAACAGGCAAGCTGCTGCCGAGCCGCCTGACCGGCGTCACGGCACGCCACCAGCGCCAGATCGCAAAGGCGATCAAGAAGGCGCGTTACCTGGCCCTCATCCCCTACACGAAGGGGTCGCAGGGCTGA